In Taeniopygia guttata chromosome 23, bTaeGut7.mat, whole genome shotgun sequence, the following are encoded in one genomic region:
- the WASF2 gene encoding actin-binding protein WASF2, whose translation MPLVTRNIEPRHLCRQTLPSVPSELECVTNITLANVIRQLGSLSKSAEDIFGELFTQANTFASRVSILVERVDRLQVKVTQLDPKEEEVSLQGINTRKAFKSSTTQDQKLFDRDSLPVPVLETYRTCNTPPPLNILSPYRDDGKEALKFYTDPSYFFDLWKEKMLQDTKDIMKEKRKHRKEKKENPNRGNVNPRKIKTRKEEWEKLKMGQEFVESKDKHGPAGYPSNMVYQNGSIGSNESMDGNCYLPPPQTDSIVPPPPSFPDDSLPPPPVEFSYPVDNQRGSGSGGPKRSSLVSPSHPPPAPPIGSPSAARPGFAPPPAPPPPPPLMENAPPPPPPMGFPSPGALPPPSPPSFPPHPEFAAPPPPPPPPALDYSSVVPAPLSQPGTGIAPPPPPPPPPPGPPPLASSGMEGPPPPPPPSDTPTSKPKSSLPAVSDARSDLLSAIRQGFQLRKVEEQREQEKRDVVGNDVATILSRRIAVEYSDSEDDSSEFDEDEWSD comes from the exons ATGCCGTTAGTAACGAGGAACATTGAGCCAAGGCACCTGTGCCGTCAGACGTTGCCTAGCGTTCCGAGCGAGCTGGAATGCGTGACCAACATCACCCTGGCAAATGTCATTCGACAGCTGGGCAGCCTGA GTAAATCTGCAGAAGACATATTTGGAGAGTTGTTTACTCAAGCCAACACCTTTGCCTCTCGGGTGAGCATTCTCGTCGAGAGAGTTGACCGCCTGCAAGTCAAAGTCACTCAGCTGGATCCCAAAGAGGAGGAAG TCTCCTTGCAAGGCATTAACACCAGGAAGGCCTTCAAAAGCTCCACCACTCAGGACCAGAAGCTTTTTGACAGAGATTCTCTCCCTGTACCTGTCCTCGAAACCTACAGGACCTGCAATACCCCTCCACCTCTCAACATCCTCTCACCTTACAG GGATGATGGCAAAGAGGCACTTAAATTCTACACAGATCCTTCATATTTCTTCGACCTTTGGAAGGAGAAAATGCTTCAGGACACCAAGGATATCATGAAGGAAAAGCGGAAACATAGG aaagagaaaaaggagaatcCGAACCGAGGAAATGTGAATCCGCGGAAAATCAAAACCCGGAAAGAGGAGTGGGAGAAGCTGAAAATGGGACAAGAATTTGTCGAGTCAAAGGACAAGCATGGTCCTGCTGG GTACCCCTCCAACATGGTGTATCAGAACGGCAGCATCGGCTCCAACGAGAGCATGGACGGGAACTGCTACCTGCCACCGCCACAGACTGACTCTATTGTGCCACCACCTCCCTCGTTCCCAGATGACAGCCTGCCTCCACCCCCGGTGGAATTTAG CTATCCTGTAGACAACCAAAGAGGTTCTGGTTCTGGAGGGCCCAAACGATCCAGCCTGGTTAGCCCGAGCCACCCACCACCAGCTCCTCCGATCGGATCGCCCTCCGCAGCCAGGCCGGGCTTTGCTccccctccagctcctcctccaccaccaccactgaTGGAAAATGCCCCCCCTCCGCCACCTCCCATGGGCTTCCCCTCCCCGGGAGCCCTCCCGCCACCCTCGCCCCCCTCTTTCCCCCCTCACCCTGAGTTTGCTGCCCCTCCGCCGCCCCCGCCTCCCCCAGCACTCGACTATTCCAGCGTGGTGCCAGCTCCGCTGTCGCAGCCGGGCACTGGCATtgcgccgcccccgccgccgcccccgccccctCCAGGCCCACCCCCGCTGGCTTCCAGCGGCATGGAgggccccccgcccccccctcCGCCCTCCGACACCCCCACATCCAAGCCCAAGTCATCCTTGCCTGCGGTGAGCGATGCCAGGAGTGATCTGCTTTCGGCTATCCGGCAAG GCTTCCAGCTGCGCAAGGTGGAGGAGCAGCGGGAGCAGGAGAAGCGGGATGTTGTGGGCAACGACGTGGCCACCATCCTGTCCCGCCGCATCGCGGTGGAATACAGCGACTCCGAGGACGACTCCTCCGAGTTCGATGAGGACGAATGGTCGGATTAG